Below is a genomic region from uncultured Desulfovibrio sp..
TCGCTATCCGCGCCCAGCTTGCCAGTATTGGCGTGATCGCAGGCAAACCCTTTGTATTTGATGCCCTGCCCAAGGATACGCAGGCAGCACTGCTGCGCGGTCTGCAAAAAGGCGCTGGCATGGTCGATGCCTCCATCACAAGGCCGGGGCTTCGCGTGAACGGCTGGAAGATGCGTTCTCCCTTTGGCAACAGGGAGTTCTTTAACGGGGACTGGCTGATGCGGGCGGCCGGGGCCAAGGCGGGCATTTACGGCAATGATGCCGAAGAAGCCGTGTACCCCATGACCAAAACGCTGGCTGACGGCAGCCCTCTTGACGGAAGCAAGCACAAGTACCGCATGACCATTCCCGCCGGGCAATACCCTCCGGCCAAGGCTTTCTGGTCTGTGACCATGTACGACGGCAATACCCAGTTGCTCATAAAAAATCCCATTGACCGCTACCTGATCAATTCGCCCATGCTGCCGGACATGAAAAAAAATCCCGATGGCTCGCTTACCATCCTGATCCAGCGCGATTCCCCTGGCAAAGCGTTCGAAAGCAACTGGCTGCCCGCGCCGGACGGCCCGATCTTTCTTGTAATGCGCCTGTATTGGCCTGAAACCGAAGGGCTCTCCGTGCTGCCGCTGGGCAAGGGAACCTGGCAGCCCCCCAAGGTGGAAATGAACGACTAAGCACGCAGTGCAAAAGGCTCATATGACTTTTCATTTCACAGTGCGCCCTGCAATCTGGGCGGTCTGCGTTGCTGCCATCTGGCTGGCCCTGATGGCAGCAGCGCAGACCGCAAGGGCCGAGAACTACGGCTGGTTTTCACTGGAAGCGCCCCAGGGCTGGCAGGCCGAAGCCCCGTCAACCCTGGCCGGAGCGTGGGTGCTTGCGCTCACCGGGCCGGAAGAGGCCGTCCATGTGCGCATCATGGTGGGCAAAACCGCAGGGCCGCCGGATGCGGCTGACGTGGCAGGATTGCTGCGCGCCGCCGCCGGAGTGCGGGAGCCTCTACGCAGGGCTGATGCCCAGTATGTTTTCAGAGGAAAAGACGCGCTGGGAGTGGACACGGCCTGTATTGTGGGAGCGGATCAACAGGCAGGCGTATACATGGCCGTGCTGTGCAGTGGCGACGTTGACCGGGCAGAAGACCTGCTGGCCGCGCTGCGCGGGGGATCAAACCCCGCAATGCTGCCCCTGCGGCATGCCGTGCGCGGCAGCATTGAACCCCGTTTTCTGCCCGTAGCGCAATAAACGGCACGGGGCAGGCCGGGGTAAAAGACAAAAAATTACTGTTGCAGCACTGGCTTGCGGCTGCGCTGTATGGGCTTGCCCAGCCCCATGCCTTCTGTGGAGCGCAGCACCTCTGCGGCCCTGGCCTCATCGCCGCGCAGCAGCACCAGCACCACATAGAGTTTACCCGAGCGCTCCATCTTTGTACGCATTCCCCGGCCCTCCAGACGCTGACGCAAAGAGTCCACAGCGTCCGCATCCTTGAATGCTCCCACCTGAAATACATAATCGTACATTCCAGAGGTCTGCGGTCTTGCAATGCCGACTTGAGCCGCCTGCTGCCCTGCCGCGCTACCTTGCACACCACCTTGCTGTGCTGGCGCAACCCCGGCCTGAGCCACGCCTGCAGGTTTGGGCTGCACTGGCGTCATGGGCGGCAAGGGTTTGAGCGGGGCATCACCCGTGGCGGCATCGTTACGCAGCACTCTGGCAAAACGCAGTTCCTCGGCGGCCAGCACTTTTTGTTTGGGTTCGCTTGCTCCCGCATCCGCGCTGGAGGCTTGATCGCCGTCCACGGCATGCGGGTCATCGTCCGGCGTGGTCGCGGATGAAGGGGCGCTTGCCGCAGACGAGCCCGACCTGACCGCAGTGGGTTGCGGGTGGGCCTTCCAGTAAGCCCTGCCGCTCATAACCCCGCCAAGGTATGCCAACACCACTGCCGCCACCACCAGAAAGCCTGCCGCCAGCAAGGACGAAGGGCGCAGGCACAGGCATTTTTTATCATTTGCCTGATCGGATGAAGGCTGACGGGTAGCAGGAGGCATGGAATCTCCGGATGTTGGGGTTTGCTGCGATAATCGTGCGCAGGGAGGGACAGAAAGAACGTCGGCGCGGGCAACCATATCAATGCATGGCGCTGGCGTAAAGTACGCCGGTAATCTGCACGACAGATCATTGCAAACACTGCCCTATATAGTCTTTTGCAACCAGAGCTTCCGTGGCCGCTTGCGGGCCTGCCCTGCGCTCTGCTATCATGCTGGCACAAGTTACAAACATGGAGTACGCCATGACCAAGGATGTATGGTTTCTTCGCATATACGCGGCCATCTGTCTTGTGCTGGCCGGAGCGATCATTGCTGGCGCGGCCTCTGCCGCCCATATAGCAAAACCCGGCCCTGAACCGCAAATCCTCACCATCATCAACGCCACAGGCGAGGATATTCTGAGCATGGGCTTTCAGACTGGCCGCAGTATGCATTTTGTGCGGTTCGACATGCCTCCCGCCGGGCGGGACGACATTGAAAACCCCGGCGCGGTCACCAACCTGCGCGTGGACACAGGCCTTGCCCTGTGGATTTTCAAAGATGTGCCGCTGGCCAAGGCGCAAAGCGTGACCCTGCGCATGAGCGAAAAACCCGTGCTGGAACTCGCCATTTCCAAGGGAGAACAGCAACGCCTGACCGGCGAAGCGCAAAGCCTGCTGCCGGGGCCGGATGCTGGCCCGGTCTGCGCGCTTGACCGTTTTCGCCCCGGTATGCCCATGAAGGACGTTTGCACTCTGCTGAGCGCCACGCCGCAACGTGACGACAACGATGCCGTGCTTGCCAGCCTTGGCTTTGCGGGTATGGTCTGGGCCGCGCGGCTCGAGCCTGCCCAGCGCGGGGAAAAGCCTTCAAGCAAGACTCCCCTTGTGCTTGACCACATGGAACTGCGCCGCAAGCTGGATCAGGAAACCCTGGACAAACTGCTGAGCGCCCTTTACGAGCAAAAATACAGCCCATGGCAGGCTGAATTGCCGGGGCTGGATATCAACTTTACCCAAATGCCGTCCATGGATCTGAACAAGCAAAAGGACATGCTGCGGCAGGTGCTTGAGTATTTCATGTCTGCCAGCAAGGGCGAAGCCACCATCATGCTCGCTCCCACAGAAATGCTGCCCAAGCTTGCGGATGCCGATGCCCCGAGCAGCGATGTGCAGCTGTTCACCATCACCCTGCGCCCGGCTTCAAAAAATCTTGTGGTGGATGTTGCCGCCTATCAGGAAAGCGAAGAATCAAGATAAATTACCGATAGAATATTCCAGAGCCTGTCAGCGGACGGTCTGAACGTAAAAAGGCATCCTCAGCCAAGAGCCGGGGATGCCTTTTTGAATTTTCTGTGTCAGGCCGGGGCTGTTTAAAGCCTGCCTTCCTTCTTGGCGGCGCGCATGTTCCGCAGCCAGTTGTACCAGCCTTCAAGGCCATCGCCTTTGCGGCAGGAAACCTCAAAGATATCCAGATCTTTATTGAGCTTTGTGGCAAAATTGCGGGCGCGCGCAAGGTCAAAATCCACGTAGGGCAGCAGGTCGACCTTGTTGAGCACCATTGCCTTGGCAAGGTTGAACAGCAGGGGGTACTTTTCCGGCTTGTCGTCACCTTCGGCAACGCTCAACAGGGCGACCTTGGCGTCTTCGCCGCAATCAAATTCCACAGGGCACACAAGGTTGCCCACGTTTTCAATAAAAAGGATATCCACGCCGGTGAGGTCAAGGCTTTCCAGCGAGGTAAGGATCATGTTGCTGTCGAGGTGACAGCCGCCGTCTGTATTGATCTGCACGGCCTGCGCGCCTGTGGCGGCAACGCGGCGGGCATCGTTATCTGTCTGGAGGTCGCCTTCCACCACCGCCATGCGGAATTCTCCGGCCAGATCGCTCAGGGTGCGTTCCAGCAGGGTGGTTTTACCCGCGCCAGGCGAGCTGATGAGATTCAGCGACAATATTCCCTTTTCGGTAAGCAGCCGACGCACGTTATCGGCCATTTTTTCGTTGGCTTCCAATACATTGCGAACCACAGGAATTTGCATTCAATTCTCCTTGCTTGCCGTCGGTACGGCGTGGTCATGAGCCAGAAAGATAAGAAAAGGCAAAGACGGCAGTGAAAGGAGCAAACCGGCCCCCTGGAGAGCCAGAGGGCAAAAGGGTTAGCTGGCTTCCAGACGGTTGAGATAGAGTTCCCTGCCCTGCTCAACCACATGTCCGAACTGCTCGCCGCAATCGGGACACGGCAGCCAGAGAGCATCCTGCCCCTCCCCGCCAAAAACTTTACCGCATGCGGAGCAGCGCAGCCGTAGCGGAAGCTCGGTAAGCTCCAGGCGCGCGCCTTCGTGCGGGGTACCCTGCACCATGACTTCAAAGCAGAATTGCAGCGACTCGGGCACAACACCAGAAAGCGAACCGTACGTGACGTTCACAACTTCCAGACGAGTGCAGCCCTGACGGGCTATTTCATCCTCAGCCATCTGCAACAGGCTTTGTGCTATGGACATTTCGTGCATGGGGTTATGCTAGCCCAAAGACCCGGCCCCGTAAAGGCCAGAAGCGAATCTTGCTATTCGACGCAAATAATGTACATTTTGCACATGCGTCGCTCAAAATTTTCTGGCGTCTTCTCATTCTCTGCCGACTGGACAGAGAGCCGCAGCAAAACGCACTACTTCGTCTGGGAGCTTCCAGACGGAGCCTTTGCGGTGCAGGAACTCAACGCCGCGTTCCAGCCTGTGACAGAAGTGGAGCGCATAAACGCAAAAACCTTTTCCCAGTCATTCAAGGCAGAGCATAATATTTTGGCTATGCCGGTGATTACGCCGGATCTCAGCCATTTTGAATCTGCCCCGCCCGCGCCAGCCCCCCAACAACCGGATGCTGCGGCAGCACAACCTGCCCGCAAGGCTGGAGCACCCAAAGCCAAAGCTGGGAGTACGCCGCTCCAGACGCTTTCAAAGGCCAAACTGCCCGAATCGGTGGAAGTGGCCCCCGAGCTGCCCGACATGGGGCTTATTCCCTTTCCTTCCCGTACCGCCACCGGCGTCACCGCTGTTCACTATGACGAAGGCCCAGCGCCAGCTGCCGCTGCCGCGCCCAAGAGGGCCTACGACCTTGAAGCCGCCCGCAAGGCCAAGATGGTGGAGTCAAAGCTGCGGGAGACTTTTCGCCAGACATTGCTGCGCCTCAAACGCCCGCGCGAGCGCAAGGCAGCACTGCTTGCCCTTGAGCAGTTGGCGCAGACCAAGGACGGCATCATACCCGCCCACAAGCATATGTTCCGTGATTTTGGCGTACGTCTGCGCCAGAATTCCCAGCCCGACCTCGCCCTGCTTTTTTCACGCAAGGCAGTGGAACTGGCCCCCGAGGACGATCACGCCCACTTCAACCTGGCGCGCATTCTCTGTTCGCTTGGCCTGTATGACGAAGCCGCCACCCACATCGGCACGGCTTTGAGCATGTCCAGCGGAGAGCCTCTCTACTTCAAGCTGTTGGAACACATCCGCGAACTCAAACGGACGCGCAGCGCTGGCAAGCCCACGCCCCAGCGCTGAGCCGCTGTTCCAACCCAAGTCATTGGCAGGAGCCTTTTGGCATGAACAAAGTAATTCTCGGTCTTCTTGTGGCAGTGTGTGTTCTGGGCATGGCGCTTATCATGCTCAATGAACGCATGCGCAAGCCTGAACCAGCAAACCCCGCAGGCATTATCGCGCCTGTCACCTCCCCGGATGCGGCCCCGCCCGCCGATGCTGGCAACCAGTCCGCCACGTCTCCTTCCCTGCATCTGCCCCCGCAGACCCCGAGCGGCATTCCTGATCTCAACGCCAGCGGCGAAGCCCCGGCCCGCGCGCCCATCCCCAGCCTGAAGCCGGAGGAAAAGAGCGCCCCGACAAGCAATGTAGCCGCTGCCGAACCCCAGCCAGCCGTTGCCAAACCAGTGGTGCAGCCCAAGCCTGTGACCCCTGTCACGGAAAAAACAGCACCAGCGGCAGAACCCGCGAAGGAGAAAGCCGCCAAGGCCGCGCCGCAGCACAAGAACATCACCAAGTTTGTGGTTCTTGCGCGCGACAAGGGCGCAACAGTGCGCCTCGTGGGTGCTGCGCCCATTGTCTACAAAAATATGCAACTCAGCGGCCCTGAACGTCTGGTTATTGACCTGGACGGCAAGTGGCAGGTCAAGGCGCCCGGCGTACCCAAGAACCCTGCGGTGACCAACGTGCGCATTGGCAAGAGCGATGACAAAACACGCATTGTCATTGACCTGACGGGCAAGATTCAGCCCAAGTTCACGCTTTCAAAAGATGGTCACACCCTGGACATCCGCCTGGATCATTAGGGCATGACCGGGTGGCCCACGCCGCCCCGACACCATCATTTGCAAACAGAAAAGTCGGCTGTTGTTCAACAACAGCCGACTTTTTATTTCCATCCCCTGTCAGGCGTACTAGCAAACGACAGGCCAACGGCAGGCGCAGGGCCTCAGCTTTCCATTTCCTTGCCGCGCGCGTTGGCGGCCAGCACGGATTCCACCAGCAGACCTGCAAGGCCTGCGCGGTCAAGCACGTTCACGCCCGCGATGGTCACTCCGCCGGGGGAGCAGACATCGTCACGCAACTGCATGATGGGCGAGGTGCTCTGCTCGGCCATTTTGGCGCATCCGCCAAAAAGGGCCGTGACCATCTCGCGCGATTCCTTGTGCTGAAAACCAAGTGTAACGCCAGCCTGCACCAGCCCCTGCATCATGGCAAACACATAGGCAGGCCCTGCTCCGATAAGAGCTGTGAACGCTGTGAACTTGCTTTCCGGCAGTTCCACGCACACGCCCAACGCGCCGAACAAAGCCTGAATGTCGGCCTTGCTGGTTTCGGGCAGATCAGGATCGTCAAAGCAGAGGGCGAACACGCCCATACCCACAAGGGCCGGGGTATTGGGCATGCAGCGCACCACTGGGCAACGCCCTTCAACCGCCTCGGTGAGGCGCTGGAGGCTCACGCCCGCAGCAACGGAAACCAGGGTTTTCCCGGCTGTCAGCCCTGGGCGCATCTGCGCAAGCACCTCTGCCGCCTGATAGGGTTTAACGCCCAGCACCAGCACGTCGGCGGCCTGCGCCACAGCCCGGGGGCTTTCCATCACGCGCACGCCAAGCTCTTCAAGCGGGCGCATGCGTGCAGCGGTTCTGTTGAAACCGCACAGTTCGTAGCCGCCCTTGCGGGCAAGCCCGGCCATGATGGCCCCGCCCATGTTGCCGCATCCGACACAGCCGATTTTGAGCGCCATAATATTACTCCGTGATTTCCAGTCCGCTGAAGAAGTAGCCTATTTCAAAAGCCGCGGTTTCAGCGGCGTCCGAGCCGTGAACAGCATTGGCTTCCAGGCTTTGGCCATACTTGTGACGCAGGGTGCCGGGCTCTGCCTGAGCCGGATTGGTGGCCCCCATGAGGGCGCGCCAGCGGGGCACCGCGTCTTCGCCGCGCAATACAACGCAAACCACCGGGCCGGAAGACATGTAGTCGGTCAGGCTGTCAAAAAAGGGGCGCTCGCTGTGGACGGCATAAAAGCCCGCAGCCTGGGCCTTGGAAAGGCGCAAACGCTTGAGAGCCACTATTTTGAGGCCGGAAGCTTCCATGGCAGCCAGAATTTCCCCGGTCAGATTGCGCGAAACTGCGTCAGGCTTGATAATGGCGAAAGTGGATTGCATGCTTACTCCTTTTCCATGTTGTTGTTAGCAGGATACGAACGCGCCGCAACGGCGGCTCCATCCTGGGCCAGTTTCCAGAGTATGCGCCGCAAGGGCACCACCGCCACGCCGTCCTTGTCCTGCCAGTCGCGCAGAGCGCGCAGGGTTTCAGGATAAGGATGGCCAATGGCCACAGCCATGCCTTGAGCACGGGCGCGGGCTGCCGCCGCGTCCAGCGCAGACAGAATGGCCGCAGTGTCGCGGCGCGTATCCAGAAAAACATCGCGTGCAAGGCTGACCAGCCCCGCTTCTCTGGCTGCAAGTGCCAGATGGGGGTCTGGGCGCGTCACACTGTCGAGCACGGCGAGCCCTCGCCCGCCAAGCATACTGCACAGTGCTCTGCACAACGAAATATCACCAGTAAAAGCTGACCCCATGTGGTTGTTGAGGCCAACAACCGAGGGTAAAATCCGCAGATTTTCCTCAAGCACCGTCTGCAGCTCCTGCGCGCTCATACTGGTGAGCAGCGCTCCGGGGCCAGGGTCCGGCCTGCCATGCATGGCCCGTGGCAGGGCCTCCATGGGCTGGTGCAAGAGGCAATCAAGCCGCCGGGATGCCGCAATCACGGCGGTTTCCTGCGCATGAGGCGACCTGGGCCAGATGGCCAGAGTCACCGGGAATGGCAGCGAGGAAAGAGCTTCTGCGGATTCGAGCTTCTGGCCCATGTCATCAATGACAATAGCCAGGGTCTCCGGCGGCAGAGGTTGTGCCAAATCTGAAAGCTGCCCCTCCCGACCAGGGAAGTTAACAACATAGTATACCAGATGATTGAGTAGGACTTCAAGGGTTCCTTGTGGCGTCCAGCGCACCTCGGCGCGCACTCCTGCCCTTTCCAGAACAGGATTTTGATCGCGCAGCCCCTGAAGCAGAGCCAGCCCAAGACGCAGCGGCGCGCATGGGCCGCTGACGATGAACTGCCGCAGATCCGCCGTGCCTGCAGATGTAGCGGCATATGCCGCCTGCCCGGCGGAAGTGGTGGAAATGGGAGGAATGGTTGCCCCGGAGGGCAATTGCGAAGTTTCGACAGGCAAATTTTCTTGCAAAGGAAGCTGCTGCCACTGCGCCTGAGGCAAGGCCAGCGGGAGCGTGCGCGCAAGCAGCGCGTCCACACATTCCAGAGCCAGCGCCCTGTCAAAACCCGGCCCACTGGCATGTGCACCTGCGGATTTGTGGGCAACAGCAAAGGGCAAAGCCGCGCCTGACGCAGTCGACTGCTTCTGGGCCGGGGCTTCCAGTTGCCAATAAACCCAGCAGGATATGGCCAAGCTACATAAAAGCCACAGCAAGCCGCCCACGGCAAGCTGTGCAGACGCAGACAGCCCCCCGGCGAACCGCAAGGGCCCGGCCAGAAGGCTGTCTGATAACTTTGTGTCGCGCAAAGGCAACACCCTGTTTATTCCTGCCCGCCCGCCTTACGCGGTTACGGGGTTAATTCCTGATTTCCCGCATCTTGGGGAGGCTCTTGACCATTTGCAGGGCCATGCGCAACTGGTTGTCGCGCGCGAGCTGTTCGGCGGCATCTTCCTTGCCGTTCTTGGCCTTGGAAGATTTTTTGTCCTTGCCGTTTTCAATATGACGGTTCAGATCCTGCTCGCGCACCATAAGACGGGAGTTATCCTTGTCGTCCGTGCGGGGGGCTTCAAACGGCACTTCCACATCAGGCACAACGCCTTCGGCCTGAATGGAGCTGCCGTTGGGCGTGTAGTACAGGGCAACCGTAAGTTTGAGGCCGGAGCCGTCAGAGAGCGGAATAATATTCTGCACTGATCCCTTGCCGAAAGAACGTTCGCCCACAGTGAGGGCGCGCTTCTGGTCGCGCAGAGCGCCAGCCACGATTTCAGAGGCGGAGGCGGAACCAGCGTTGATCAGCACAACCATGGGGGCGTGGATATCGTCGCCCTGCTTTTTGGCTTCGTACACGCGGTCGGTATTGTCGCGCCGTCCCTTGATGGAAACGATGACGCCCTTGTCGAGGAACGTGTCAGAAACACTTACAGCCTGATCAAGCAGCCCGCCGGGGTTGTTGCGCAGATCAAGCACAATGCCCTTGATGCCGCCGGAATTCTTGGTTTCCTTTTCTGCCGCCTTAAGGGCGTCGCGCAGCTCTTCTGTGGTGCGCTCAGAAAAACGCGTGAGGCGAATCCAGTAATACCCGTCCTCGAGCTTCTTGGACTTCACGCTGATAAGCGGAATGGCATCGCGCACAAGGCGGACAGTCTGCGGGGCCTTGGCATCGCTGTGCAGGATGGCAAGCTCCACCTCCGAGCCCTTGGGGCCACGGATGCGGGAAACAACTTCCTGCAACGAGAGTTCCTGTGCGGGCTGCCCGTTGATGGACAGAATAATATCGCCAGATTTGAGCCCGGCCCGGTAGGCGGGGGTGTCCTCAATGGGAGTCACCACCGTAACCTGACCGTTCTCCATGGAAATTTCTATGCCAATACCAAAGAATTCGCCGGAAGTGGTCTCCTGCATTTCTTTGTATTCTTCGGCGTTCATAAAGGTGGAGTGCGGGTCAAGGCCCTGAAGCATGCCTTTGACTGCGCCATTGATAAGGTCGCCCTGCGTCACATCACGCACGTAATAACGCTCCACCAGATCAAGAACCTGGCTGAAGCGCTTGAGCGCATCAAACTTACTGGGGGCTTCCTTGGACGTTTCCTTTTTTTCGGCGCACTGGGGAGTGCCCGGCAGGGCGACCATGCCGCCCACAGCAAGCAGAAGCACAAGAAGGCTAAGACGGACAAGAAGACGCATAACAACGATCTCCACGCGGACGTAATGAACGAAGACAGCGCCGCAAGCCCAAAAAGCCGCAACGCAGGGGGTGCTGCAACGCCAGCCAATGGAGGGGCCGCGCACCAGCCGGATAGTGCCCCTTTTCGAGCTAAATTGCAAATCAAAAAGGCGCGTTTTGCGCCTTGCAGGCCACTCCGCAAAGGTGCGGACGCTCACATTTCCGCAAGCGCCGAAACACTGCCCCACTCTCCATGCAACATGCGCCGGAGAAACTGCTGCATCAACATATCAGTTTGCTCCGGCGCATATCGAGCGCATCGAGACATGCCAGACCTTCAGGCAGAACGGCTATTGCCAGCCTGCGTCAAGCCCGTTTATGCGAATTTTATCCGCAATGTGCCGCCATGCGCCGCAAAGGCAGAGCTAGTCTTCAACCTTGAAGAAAGCAGCCGCGCCGCCGCCGCACACAGGACATGCATCGCAGGGGCCTTCGTGGGTATAGCCGCAAACCTTGCACACGTAATAATCGGTGGCGGGCAGAGCGGCGGGATTTTCCAGAGCCTTTTTGTAGAGCTTGGCGTGAATTTCTTCCACCTGATTGGCAAAGTCAAAATACTTGGCAACTGCGCTCTGGCCTTCGGCCTGGGCCTGCTTGATCATGTCGGGATACATGGTGGTGAATTCATAGGTTTCACCTTCGATGGCCGACTTGAGGTTGGCCATGGTGTTGCCGATTTTGCCAGCATTCTTGAGGTGGGCATGAGCGTGAACGGTTTCAGCAGCCGCAGCAGCGCGGAACAGCTTGGCAACCTGATGCATGCCTTCCTTGTCGGCAGCGACAGCAAAGGCAAGGTACTTGCGGTTGGCCTGGGATTCGCCGGCAAAGGCCGCCATCAAATTTTCTTGTGTGGTGCTCATTGGTATTCTCCTCAATGAAGTTGGTATTTTTATCAGGAACAATTCCTAATTAAAGAATTCTTGCTGCCTTGTAAAGCAGTTTTTTACAAAAAATTATTTTTACAGGCCCGCCCTTTAGCCCTTGATACCGTTGCGCAGAACGCTGTGACAAGCTAAAAGGAACCTATGAACGCCCAAGAAATCATATCCCATTTCGGCATGCGGCCCCACCCCGAAGGGGGGTTCTATCACCGCACATACGAAGCTCCGCAAATTCTTACGGCGGATGAAATG
It encodes:
- a CDS encoding SPOR domain-containing protein, producing MPPATRQPSSDQANDKKCLCLRPSSLLAAGFLVVAAVVLAYLGGVMSGRAYWKAHPQPTAVRSGSSAASAPSSATTPDDDPHAVDGDQASSADAGASEPKQKVLAAEELRFARVLRNDAATGDAPLKPLPPMTPVQPKPAGVAQAGVAPAQQGGVQGSAAGQQAAQVGIARPQTSGMYDYVFQVGAFKDADAVDSLRQRLEGRGMRTKMERSGKLYVVLVLLRGDEARAAEVLRSTEGMGLGKPIQRSRKPVLQQ
- a CDS encoding peptidoglycan glycosyltransferase; amino-acid sequence: MTKDVWFLRIYAAICLVLAGAIIAGAASAAHIAKPGPEPQILTIINATGEDILSMGFQTGRSMHFVRFDMPPAGRDDIENPGAVTNLRVDTGLALWIFKDVPLAKAQSVTLRMSEKPVLELAISKGEQQRLTGEAQSLLPGPDAGPVCALDRFRPGMPMKDVCTLLSATPQRDDNDAVLASLGFAGMVWAARLEPAQRGEKPSSKTPLVLDHMELRRKLDQETLDKLLSALYEQKYSPWQAELPGLDINFTQMPSMDLNKQKDMLRQVLEYFMSASKGEATIMLAPTEMLPKLADADAPSSDVQLFTITLRPASKNLVVDVAAYQESEESR
- the hypB gene encoding hydrogenase nickel incorporation protein HypB; protein product: MQIPVVRNVLEANEKMADNVRRLLTEKGILSLNLISSPGAGKTTLLERTLSDLAGEFRMAVVEGDLQTDNDARRVAATGAQAVQINTDGGCHLDSNMILTSLESLDLTGVDILFIENVGNLVCPVEFDCGEDAKVALLSVAEGDDKPEKYPLLFNLAKAMVLNKVDLLPYVDFDLARARNFATKLNKDLDIFEVSCRKGDGLEGWYNWLRNMRAAKKEGRL
- a CDS encoding hydrogenase maturation nickel metallochaperone HypA; this translates as MHEMSIAQSLLQMAEDEIARQGCTRLEVVNVTYGSLSGVVPESLQFCFEVMVQGTPHEGARLELTELPLRLRCSACGKVFGGEGQDALWLPCPDCGEQFGHVVEQGRELYLNRLEAS
- a CDS encoding tetratricopeptide repeat protein, with product MRRSKFSGVFSFSADWTESRSKTHYFVWELPDGAFAVQELNAAFQPVTEVERINAKTFSQSFKAEHNILAMPVITPDLSHFESAPPAPAPQQPDAAAAQPARKAGAPKAKAGSTPLQTLSKAKLPESVEVAPELPDMGLIPFPSRTATGVTAVHYDEGPAPAAAAAPKRAYDLEAARKAKMVESKLRETFRQTLLRLKRPRERKAALLALEQLAQTKDGIIPAHKHMFRDFGVRLRQNSQPDLALLFSRKAVELAPEDDHAHFNLARILCSLGLYDEAATHIGTALSMSSGEPLYFKLLEHIRELKRTRSAGKPTPQR
- a CDS encoding AMIN domain-containing protein, which encodes MNKVILGLLVAVCVLGMALIMLNERMRKPEPANPAGIIAPVTSPDAAPPADAGNQSATSPSLHLPPQTPSGIPDLNASGEAPARAPIPSLKPEEKSAPTSNVAAAEPQPAVAKPVVQPKPVTPVTEKTAPAAEPAKEKAAKAAPQHKNITKFVVLARDKGATVRLVGAAPIVYKNMQLSGPERLVIDLDGKWQVKAPGVPKNPAVTNVRIGKSDDKTRIVIDLTGKIQPKFTLSKDGHTLDIRLDH
- the proC gene encoding pyrroline-5-carboxylate reductase yields the protein MALKIGCVGCGNMGGAIMAGLARKGGYELCGFNRTAARMRPLEELGVRVMESPRAVAQAADVLVLGVKPYQAAEVLAQMRPGLTAGKTLVSVAAGVSLQRLTEAVEGRCPVVRCMPNTPALVGMGVFALCFDDPDLPETSKADIQALFGALGVCVELPESKFTAFTALIGAGPAYVFAMMQGLVQAGVTLGFQHKESREMVTALFGGCAKMAEQSTSPIMQLRDDVCSPGGVTIAGVNVLDRAGLAGLLVESVLAANARGKEMES
- the ndk gene encoding nucleoside-diphosphate kinase; translated protein: MQSTFAIIKPDAVSRNLTGEILAAMEASGLKIVALKRLRLSKAQAAGFYAVHSERPFFDSLTDYMSSGPVVCVVLRGEDAVPRWRALMGATNPAQAEPGTLRHKYGQSLEANAVHGSDAAETAAFEIGYFFSGLEITE
- a CDS encoding divergent polysaccharide deacetylase family protein, producing MPFAVAHKSAGAHASGPGFDRALALECVDALLARTLPLALPQAQWQQLPLQENLPVETSQLPSGATIPPISTTSAGQAAYAATSAGTADLRQFIVSGPCAPLRLGLALLQGLRDQNPVLERAGVRAEVRWTPQGTLEVLLNHLVYYVVNFPGREGQLSDLAQPLPPETLAIVIDDMGQKLESAEALSSLPFPVTLAIWPRSPHAQETAVIAASRRLDCLLHQPMEALPRAMHGRPDPGPGALLTSMSAQELQTVLEENLRILPSVVGLNNHMGSAFTGDISLCRALCSMLGGRGLAVLDSVTRPDPHLALAAREAGLVSLARDVFLDTRRDTAAILSALDAAAARARAQGMAVAIGHPYPETLRALRDWQDKDGVAVVPLRRILWKLAQDGAAVAARSYPANNNMEKE
- a CDS encoding S41 family peptidase translates to MRLLVRLSLLVLLLAVGGMVALPGTPQCAEKKETSKEAPSKFDALKRFSQVLDLVERYYVRDVTQGDLINGAVKGMLQGLDPHSTFMNAEEYKEMQETTSGEFFGIGIEISMENGQVTVVTPIEDTPAYRAGLKSGDIILSINGQPAQELSLQEVVSRIRGPKGSEVELAILHSDAKAPQTVRLVRDAIPLISVKSKKLEDGYYWIRLTRFSERTTEELRDALKAAEKETKNSGGIKGIVLDLRNNPGGLLDQAVSVSDTFLDKGVIVSIKGRRDNTDRVYEAKKQGDDIHAPMVVLINAGSASASEIVAGALRDQKRALTVGERSFGKGSVQNIIPLSDGSGLKLTVALYYTPNGSSIQAEGVVPDVEVPFEAPRTDDKDNSRLMVREQDLNRHIENGKDKKSSKAKNGKEDAAEQLARDNQLRMALQMVKSLPKMREIRN
- a CDS encoding rubrerythrin family protein: MSTTQENLMAAFAGESQANRKYLAFAVAADKEGMHQVAKLFRAAAAAETVHAHAHLKNAGKIGNTMANLKSAIEGETYEFTTMYPDMIKQAQAEGQSAVAKYFDFANQVEEIHAKLYKKALENPAALPATDYYVCKVCGYTHEGPCDACPVCGGGAAAFFKVED